From Amycolatopsis sp. WQ 127309:
CGTCGAAGCCGCCCGAGCGGCCGTCGGCTGAGCGTCACCGGCGCTGCTGCTTCCGGGTGAACCCGCGGTCACCCGGTTACGCCTTCGGCGACGACGACGCCTTCCCTCGGTGGACGCAGAAGACGAAGACGCCGGTTCGAGCTCGAAAGCCCCCGTCGTCCGGCACGCCGTGGTGTGGCTCGGCGGCGTGGTCGCCATCGTGCAGGCGACCGTGTTCACCCTTCCCGTCGCCATCGCTTCCTGGAAACAGGAGCCCTGGGTGCAGCATCTGGTCACGGACCACTTCCCCGCCATCGTGGGGCTCCCGTCGGCGGCACTGGCCTCGTTCTTGATCATCGCGGCGTTCGAGGCGCGGTTCGACAAGATCAAGATGAAGGTCGGGCAGCTCGTGGAGTTCAGTGGCGCGTCCGGCCCGATCGTGCTGTGGGTGCTGTGCTTCTGCGCGATGGCGGCCGGGATCAAGCTCGTCTGGTGAAGTGCCGGTCCGCGGCCGCGTCGCTGAAACGTAGCCCCGAGCGGCCGTCGGCTGGGCGGGGTGACCCCAGGCCGCGCCGCCGGGGGACACGGCGCGGCCCGCGGGGTCAGCGGACGGCTTTCCTCGCGTTGATGTAGGCGCTCGACGGGGCCAGGAACGAGAACACCACGCCGACCACCGCGGCGAGGACGCTCACGTACGTGACCCACGTGCTCTGGCCGACCAGGACCGACAGGACCTGGAGCACCGTGATCACCGTCAGCACGATGCGGGCCCAGTTGCGGCCGGCGCGGAGCTTGAAGGCGAACAGCAGGTACAGCAGCGCGATCACGACCGCGATCACCACCGCCACGACGAGGCCGATGGTGACCGCCTGGTCGATCTGGGCCTCGGTCAGGCCGGTGCCGTTCTGCCTGCTGGCGTCGCGGGTGGCGGTGGTCAGTGCGTCTCTGTTGCCGAAGACCAGGATGCCGCCGATCAGGCTGACCACAGTGGAGGCGATGAACGCCCAGAACGAGGCCTCGATGGTGCTCGGCCGGGCCGGGGCGGCGGCGCTCGAAGCGGATGGGTCGGACGAAGCCGGATAACTCGGGTATTCGCTCATGGGATCAATTTGGCACGGCCGTTTGGCCCTCGCTGGCTGAATGCGAAAGGCCGACTCGACCGGCGCAACCGGGCCCCGGAAAGCGACGGCGGCGACACGGGCCGCTACGAATTCCACGGTCCGGAACCGGGCGTCAGCTCCAGTGGCCGCGGTGCACGACGTCGGCCGGCGGCTTCCGGCGCCGCTTGAACCGCTCCCGGTCGACCGGGACGGTCTCCGCCGGGTACCCGATGGCGATGGCGCCGATCGGCTCCTGGTCGTCCGGTACGCCGTACAGCGCGCGGAACGGGGCCACCTGCTCGGGGACGATCCCGAAGTACAGCGCGCCCAGGCCCTCGTCGACGGCGGTCTGCAGGATCAGCAGCGCCGCCATCCCGGTGTCGATGTGCCAGAACGGCACCGGCCAGCGCGACTCGTCGCGGTCGGTCCAGCCCTTGTCCGGTTCGGCGTAGCGGTCCAGGTACACCCGCTTGCACGACAGCGGCACGATCACCAGCGGCGCGGTGCGCACCGAGTCCTGGACGGCGTCCAGGCCCACCGTCCAGAAGCGCTCGAGCGCGTCGCCTTCGAGGACCAGGAACGCCTGTCCCTGCGAGAACCCGGCGGACGGACCGCGCGTGGCGTTGTCGAGGACGCGCTCCAGGCTCCCGGCGGGCACCGGCTCCGGGCCGAACTCCCGGACCATGCGCCGACGCCGTACCACGTCTTGGAAATCCATGGTCGCGACTCTAGCGAACCCGTTCGGAGAGGGCCGCTTTATTGGTCCAGACCAGGATGCGGCATCCTCGGTCAGAGGCGCCGGCGGCCGCCGGTGTCGAAGTCATCGATCTGCGAGGAGGATCGTGCACGACGCGAACAGACCGGTGAACACCCCCTGGCTGGTGGCCGGCGGGGTCTCCTTCACCTCCCGGCTGATCGTCGGGATCGAGCAGTACGCCGACCCCCGGCTCGTCGCCGACGTCCTGGCCGCCGGCGGCTGCGACGTCTTCATCACCACCTACGACCCCACCGGTGACCGGGCGAGCCTGCTGCTCTCGGACCTCGACGAGGCGATGGACCTCACCCGGTACGGCTGGATCGGGACGACCTCGTTCGCCTACTCCGCCGCGGAAGCGGTGGACACCGCGAAGAAACTGCGTGACGCGTTCGGCATCGCGGTGATCAAGCTGGACGTCCGCACGCCGGACAACCTGCCCGACGGCGAACCCACCGTCGCCGCGGCGAAAACCCTGATCGCCGACGGGTTTTCGGTGCTGCCGTTCATCCGGCCCGACGCCGATCTGGCGAAGCGGCTGGTCGACCTCGGCGCCGTGGCGCTGCGCGTGATGGCGTCACCGGTGGCGAGCGCGCGGGGCGTCCTCGACCCGGACGCCGTGCGAGCGGTGATCGAATCCGTCGACGTCCCGGTCGTCGCCGAGGGCGGGCTCGGTACGCCCGAACAGGTTTCGGAAGCGCTGGCGCTCGGGGCGGACGCGGTGCTCGTCAACACCGCGATCGCGACCGCGCGGGACAGCCCCGCCACCGCGGCGGCCATGCGACGCGCCGTCGACGCCGCGCTGCTGACCGAACCGGCCGGCACCTGAGTCCACACTGGACGGCGTCCCGCCAGGCGCTGTCCACTGTGGACTTCAGTACTCGGCCGCGGTCCGGCGGGCCGTCACCAGCAGCAGCGCCACCGCGACGGCCACCAGCACCGTCTGCTCGACGATCGCCACCGCGCCCTGGCCGATCGCGGTGTTGAGGCCGACCCAGCAGTACGTCAGCAGGGTGCCCGCCGCCGGCGCGAACGCCGGTGGGTTCAGGGCCCGCACGGCCACTGCGGCCACCACGACCAGCGCCAGCATCAACGCGGCCAGCAGCCACGGCGAGATCGACTCCCAGCGTTCCAGCAGCTGCACGCCCGTGCCGGCGACCAGGCCGACCGCGAACCCGGCCCAGCGGTTGCCCTTCGGCGCGTCGCGCGGCGGCGTGCGGAAGCCGCGGATCGCCAGCACCACCAGCCCGATCACGATCAGGCCGGCCACGATCAGCTGGGCCGGCGCCGACATGAACGGCGCGGGCCCGACCAGCAGCGAGATCAGGAACTCGGCGGCGCAGCCGAGGACGAACACGACCGACCAGAACGCCAGGCCCAGCTTGCCCAGCCACGGTTCCCGGCCGAACAGCGCCTCGACGATCGCGATCGGCGTGCCCATGCTCCACACGACGTGCAGCGTCAGCACGTACACCGTCCACGGCGCGCCGATCCCCAGCGCCGGGATGTGCCCGGCGTCGAGCACGCGGATGCCGAGGTAGTCCGGGTTGAACAGCGACTGCGTCAGCAGGCCTTCTTCGAGCAGGCCGAACGCGAGGCTCAGGGTGAGGATGGTCGGCCAGCCGCGGTTGAGGTGCCGGGCGATCTCGCGGATGAGCAGCGCGCCACTGCCGTAGAAGGCGACGAACATGCCGAACTGGCCGAACTGCTGCCCGGGTCGCGGGGTGCCGCTGAGGTACTGGTCGCCGAGCAGGAACTCGGCGACGAACGGGGACAGTGCCACCAGGAGGAGGGCCGCAGCCAGACGTCGCGCCATGCCTTCATGCTCCCGGTAACCGCCCGGACGCGCTCGGCGATCCCGGCCTCCGACGGCCACGAGTTTCCGCGCACCCGCGTGAGCCCGGCCACACACCGGCGAACGTCCGTGAATGCCACATCGAGGGACATAGCGTCCGTGAATGTGGCATTCACGGACTTCGGCCCGGGCGGTGGCGGCGCTACCGGGCTTTGGCTTTGCCCGAGGGGATCGCCTTGGTCGCGTGCTTCAGCGGGGTGTGGTGGCGGACCCCGCGGTGCGGGCCGCGGGTCGCGGTCGACGTCACCGTGGTCATCGACGGCGGGGGTGCCTGGACGGCCGCCGCGGTGCCGCCGGAAGGCGCTTTCCCGTCGCCCGGCGGGGAAACCACGTCCGACCCGACCGGGGTGAGGATCACGATGGACGAGGGCGCCGGGGCGAACGACGTGGCCGGGATCCGGCCGGGGTCGGGGTAGGACGGCGAGTGCAGGCTGTCGGTCACCCGGCCACTGCCCGTCACCAGCGCGACCAGCACCAGCCCGGCGGCCACCGGCGACAGCACGGCCGCCGCGACCACACCGCGCTTGCGGCGGGACGCGGGCAGCGAAGGCGGTGTCACCAGACCGGACGGCAGCGGCTCGGACGGCGACGACGACGGTGACGACACCCCCGACAGCGCCCGCACGACCTCGGCGGCGGTCGGGCGCAACGCCGGGTCGCGGGCCGTCATCAGGTGCAGCACCTGGGAAAGCTCGTCCGGCAGGCCTTCCGGGATGCGGGGTTGCCTGCTCAGCCGGGCGAGCGCGGCCTCGACGCGCGGCCCGGCGTACTCGCGCTCGGCCGTCACGGCTTCGATGAGCACGAGCCCCAGCGCGTAGACGTCGGCGGGTGGGCCCACCGGCTCGCCGAGGACCTGCTCCGGCGCCATGTACGCCGCGGTCCCGGCGACCGAGCCGACCGCCGTGACGCGCGTGGTGTCCAGCAGGTACGCGACGCCGAAGTCGGTGATCATCGCGCCGTCCGCGCCCAGCAGCACGTTGCCCGGCTTGAGATCGCGGTGGATGACGCCGCGCTCGTGCACGTGGGCCAGCGCGTCGGCCAGCCGCCGCGCCGCGGCCGTGATCTCGTCGAGGCCGAGCGGCCCGGTGAGCAGGCGCTCGGCCAGGTCTTCGCCCTCGACGAGCTGCACCACGAGGTACGCGCGGCCGTCTTCCAGGCCGGCGTCGTGCAGGCCGACGACGCCCGGGTGGTCGAGGCCCTGCAGGATCGCCGTTTCGCGGGCGCGGCGGGGGCCGAGGGTGGCGGCGTTGCGGTGGAACAGCTTGACGGCGCACTCGGTGCCGGTGTCGCGGTCACGGGCGCGGTAGACGCGGGCGGTGCCGCCGCTGCCGAGCAGCTCGCCCAGCTCGTACCGGTCGCCGACCACCGCGGGCGCGCGGCCCGTGTCGGCCTCGGTTTCGAGCGGGTTCAGGAACCGCCGCTCGGTCACGAGGTCGTACCGGCCCGCACCTTCCACCGCCTCCGACCCCCCAGCACGCCGACCGAAGAGGCCAACATAGCCGACCCCGGCCCGAAACGTCTTCACCTTTCGGCGGCTCGTTCCTTCAACGGCTCCCACCAGGACCGGTTCGCGGTGTACCAGGCCACCGTCGCGGCCAGGCCGTCGTCGAACTTCACCTGCGGCGCGTACCCCAGCTCGGCACTGATCTTCGAGATGTCCACGGAGTACCGCCGGTCGTGCCCCTTGCGGTCCTCGACCCGGCGGACGCGGTCCCAGCCCACGCCGGCCGCGTCCAGCAGCCGCCCGGTCAGGTCCAGGTTGCTCAGCTCGGTGCCGCCGCCGATGTTGTACACCTCGCCCGGCCGGCCCGCCTCGGCGACGAGCTGGATGCCCTGGCAGTGGTCGTCGACGTGCAGCCAGTCGCGCACGTTCAGGCCGTCGCCGTAGAGCGGCACCTGCTCGCCGTCGAGCAGGTTGGTGACGAACAGCGGGACGACCTTCTCCGGGAACTGGTACGGCCCGTAGTTGTTCGAGCACCGCGTCACGCACACCGGCAGGCCGTGCGTGCGGAAGTACGCCCGGGCCAGCAGGTCCGACGACGCCTTCGCCGCCGAGTACGGCGAGTTCGGCTCCAGCGGGTGCGTCTCGGGCCACGAGCCGTCGTCGATCGAGCCGTACACCTCGTCGGTGGACACGTGCACGAACTTGCCGGTCCCGGCGCGCAACGCCGCTTCGAGCAGCGTGTGCGTGCCGAGGACGTTCGTCCGCACGAAGTCGCCCGACCCGGCGATCGACCGGTCCACATGGGACTCCGCGGCGAAGTGCACCACGAGGTCGACGCCGCGCAGCACGTCCGCCACGACCGCGGCGTCGCAGATGTCGCCTTCGACGAACCTCAGCCGCTCGCTGCCGGCCACCGGGGCGAGGTTCGCCCGGTTCCCGGCGTAGGTCAGCTTGTCGAGCACCGTCACCTCGGCGCCGGCCAGCGCGGGGTAGCCCCCGGACAGCACCCGCCGGACGTAGTTCGAGCCGATGAAACCCGCTCCGCCGGTCACCAGGACCCGCATGGTCGTCCCCTCTCAGGCCAGTTCGAAAGATCAGCTCAGTTCGAAGATCACGGACGCGGCGGGCACCTCGACCGGCCGGGCGCGCAGCAGGCGCCAGCCGCTCTCGGCGAACACGCCGTCCCACTGCGCGAGCGTCGGCAGGTCGACGCCCATCAGGTCGTGCGCGGTCTCGAACCCCAGGGTGAACACGGGCTTCTCGCGGTCCGGCACGCCTTCGACGCGCGCGGTGTCGCCGAGCAGGAACCGGCGCGCGTCCGGGAACGCCTCGCGCAGCATCCGCAGGGTCGCCACGCAGCGCTCCC
This genomic window contains:
- a CDS encoding nitroreductase family protein yields the protein MDFQDVVRRRRMVREFGPEPVPAGSLERVLDNATRGPSAGFSQGQAFLVLEGDALERFWTVGLDAVQDSVRTAPLVIVPLSCKRVYLDRYAEPDKGWTDRDESRWPVPFWHIDTGMAALLILQTAVDEGLGALYFGIVPEQVAPFRALYGVPDDQEPIGAIAIGYPAETVPVDRERFKRRRKPPADVVHRGHWS
- a CDS encoding nitronate monooxygenase, whose protein sequence is MHDANRPVNTPWLVAGGVSFTSRLIVGIEQYADPRLVADVLAAGGCDVFITTYDPTGDRASLLLSDLDEAMDLTRYGWIGTTSFAYSAAEAVDTAKKLRDAFGIAVIKLDVRTPDNLPDGEPTVAAAKTLIADGFSVLPFIRPDADLAKRLVDLGAVALRVMASPVASARGVLDPDAVRAVIESVDVPVVAEGGLGTPEQVSEALALGADAVLVNTAIATARDSPATAAAMRRAVDAALLTEPAGT
- a CDS encoding serine/threonine-protein kinase is translated as MEGAGRYDLVTERRFLNPLETEADTGRAPAVVGDRYELGELLGSGGTARVYRARDRDTGTECAVKLFHRNAATLGPRRARETAILQGLDHPGVVGLHDAGLEDGRAYLVVQLVEGEDLAERLLTGPLGLDEITAAARRLADALAHVHERGVIHRDLKPGNVLLGADGAMITDFGVAYLLDTTRVTAVGSVAGTAAYMAPEQVLGEPVGPPADVYALGLVLIEAVTAEREYAGPRVEAALARLSRQPRIPEGLPDELSQVLHLMTARDPALRPTAAEVVRALSGVSSPSSSPSEPLPSGLVTPPSLPASRRKRGVVAAAVLSPVAAGLVLVALVTGSGRVTDSLHSPSYPDPGRIPATSFAPAPSSIVILTPVGSDVVSPPGDGKAPSGGTAAAVQAPPPSMTTVTSTATRGPHRGVRHHTPLKHATKAIPSGKAKAR
- the rfbB gene encoding dTDP-glucose 4,6-dehydratase — translated: MRVLVTGGAGFIGSNYVRRVLSGGYPALAGAEVTVLDKLTYAGNRANLAPVAGSERLRFVEGDICDAAVVADVLRGVDLVVHFAAESHVDRSIAGSGDFVRTNVLGTHTLLEAALRAGTGKFVHVSTDEVYGSIDDGSWPETHPLEPNSPYSAAKASSDLLARAYFRTHGLPVCVTRCSNNYGPYQFPEKVVPLFVTNLLDGEQVPLYGDGLNVRDWLHVDDHCQGIQLVAEAGRPGEVYNIGGGTELSNLDLTGRLLDAAGVGWDRVRRVEDRKGHDRRYSVDISKISAELGYAPQVKFDDGLAATVAWYTANRSWWEPLKERAAER